A region of Rhizobium grahamii DNA encodes the following proteins:
- a CDS encoding NAD(P)/FAD-dependent oxidoreductase, protein MLNDPRSHGLWEKTAPPAPVTSFFDGSVSADVVVIGGGYTGLSASLHLAEAGAKVVLLEAKEVGFGGAGRNVGLINAGMWVMPNDLPGVLGPVYGERLLDLLGNAPKLVMELIEKHSIACELERNGTLHVAVGPDGLKEVQDRHSQWAARGAAVTLLDAAETARRVGSDAYTGALLDMRAGTLQPLAYARGLAHAVVAAGVRLHTSSPVVAAEKNGGRWTVRTDKGDVTADWVVVSTDAYSIGPWQQVRNEQVHLPYFNFATTPLSDNLRKSILAGGEGVWDTKEILSSYRMDKAGRLVFGSVGALRNTGLSVHKAWAKRSLRKLFPQIGDVEFECEWYGKIGMTDNALPRFHKFAPNVVGFSGYNGRGIAPGTVFGRTLAQHILGHLSEADLPLPLTAPIEPRFRAVKELWYEAGAQVAHFADARL, encoded by the coding sequence ATGCTGAATGATCCGCGCTCCCACGGGCTTTGGGAAAAGACCGCTCCACCGGCTCCCGTGACCTCATTCTTCGACGGGAGCGTTTCCGCCGACGTCGTCGTCATCGGTGGAGGCTATACCGGCCTTTCGGCGAGCCTGCATCTGGCGGAAGCCGGCGCGAAGGTCGTCTTGCTGGAGGCCAAGGAAGTGGGCTTTGGCGGTGCCGGCCGAAATGTCGGGCTCATCAATGCCGGGATGTGGGTCATGCCAAATGATCTGCCCGGCGTGCTCGGCCCCGTCTATGGCGAGCGCCTGCTCGACCTCCTCGGCAACGCGCCCAAACTGGTGATGGAGCTGATTGAAAAGCACTCTATCGCTTGCGAACTCGAGCGCAATGGCACCCTTCATGTCGCCGTCGGGCCGGATGGCCTGAAGGAGGTTCAGGACCGCCACAGCCAGTGGGCAGCGCGCGGCGCTGCCGTCACGCTACTTGATGCGGCAGAGACGGCGAGACGCGTCGGCAGCGATGCTTACACCGGTGCGCTCCTCGACATGCGTGCCGGGACATTGCAGCCGCTGGCCTATGCGCGCGGCCTCGCTCATGCGGTTGTTGCCGCTGGCGTTCGTCTCCACACGTCCAGCCCAGTCGTTGCCGCCGAGAAGAACGGCGGCCGCTGGACGGTTCGCACCGATAAGGGTGATGTGACCGCCGATTGGGTCGTGGTTTCGACCGACGCTTACAGCATCGGGCCGTGGCAGCAGGTTCGCAATGAACAGGTGCACTTGCCCTACTTCAATTTTGCGACGACGCCGTTGAGCGACAATCTGCGCAAGTCGATCCTCGCCGGCGGCGAGGGCGTATGGGATACGAAGGAAATCCTGTCGTCCTATCGTATGGACAAGGCAGGACGGCTTGTATTCGGCAGCGTTGGCGCGCTGCGCAACACCGGGCTTTCCGTGCACAAGGCGTGGGCCAAGCGCTCGCTGCGCAAGCTGTTTCCTCAGATCGGCGACGTCGAGTTCGAATGCGAGTGGTACGGTAAGATCGGGATGACCGACAATGCGCTGCCGCGATTCCACAAGTTCGCGCCGAACGTCGTCGGTTTTTCCGGGTACAATGGTCGCGGTATTGCGCCGGGCACGGTTTTCGGGCGCACGCTTGCGCAGCATATCCTCGGTCATCTCAGTGAGGCCGATCTGCCCCTGCCGCTGACGGCGCCGATCGAGCCGCGCTTCCGCGCGGTCAAAGAATTATGGTACGAGGCTGGCGCGCAGGTCGCCCACTTCGCCGATGCACGCCTTTAA
- the amaB gene encoding L-piperidine-6-carboxylate dehydrogenase translates to MTINAIDLATETKTLLSELGVQTDRFTGGTLRVTSPVTGKEIGALKEHSAADAKAAVAEAHKAFLAWRSVPAPKRGELVRLLGEELRAAKTALGRLVSIEVGKITSEGLGEVQEMIDICDFAVGLSRQLYGLTIATERSEHRMMESWHPLGVVGIISAFNFPVAVWSWNAALALVCGNSIIWKPSEKTPLTALATQALFEKALKRFVAEGGQAPANLAALLIGGRELGEVLVDNPKVPLISATGSTAMGRAVAPRLSQRFARAILELGGNNAAIICPTADLDLTLRGVAFSAMGTAGQRCTTLRRLFVHESVYDKLVPRLQKAYGSVSIGNPLESGTLVGPLIDKQAFDKMQSALAEAKAAGGTVTGGDRVENDASEAYYVRPALVEMPSQSGPVEHETFAPILYVMKYSDFDEALELHNAVPQGLSSSIFTNDMREAEAFVSARGSDCGIANVNLGPSGAEIGGAFGGEKETGGGRESGSDAWKSYMRRATNTINYGKTLPLAQGVKFDVE, encoded by the coding sequence ATGACTATCAACGCTATCGATCTCGCCACTGAGACAAAGACACTGCTTTCCGAACTTGGCGTCCAGACGGACCGCTTTACAGGCGGCACACTTCGCGTCACTTCGCCCGTCACAGGCAAGGAAATCGGCGCGCTGAAGGAGCATTCGGCTGCTGACGCGAAGGCTGCAGTCGCAGAAGCGCACAAGGCGTTCCTCGCGTGGCGTTCCGTTCCCGCGCCGAAGCGCGGCGAACTGGTTCGCCTGCTTGGTGAAGAATTGCGCGCGGCGAAGACTGCCCTTGGCCGCCTGGTTTCCATCGAAGTCGGAAAGATCACCTCCGAGGGCCTGGGCGAAGTCCAGGAAATGATCGATATCTGCGATTTCGCCGTCGGCCTGTCGCGGCAGCTGTACGGCTTGACGATCGCGACCGAGCGTTCCGAGCATCGCATGATGGAAAGCTGGCATCCGCTTGGTGTCGTCGGCATCATCTCGGCGTTCAACTTCCCCGTTGCGGTCTGGTCCTGGAACGCGGCGCTTGCGCTGGTCTGCGGCAATTCCATCATCTGGAAGCCTTCCGAGAAGACGCCGTTGACGGCGCTGGCGACCCAGGCACTCTTCGAAAAGGCGCTGAAGCGCTTTGTCGCCGAAGGCGGCCAAGCGCCGGCCAATCTTGCCGCATTGCTGATCGGTGGGCGCGAACTCGGCGAGGTTCTCGTCGATAATCCGAAGGTACCGCTGATTTCGGCGACGGGCTCGACGGCCATGGGCCGTGCGGTCGCCCCGCGGCTTTCTCAGCGTTTTGCGCGCGCCATTCTGGAACTCGGCGGCAACAATGCGGCGATCATCTGCCCGACCGCCGACCTCGACCTGACGCTGCGCGGCGTCGCTTTCTCGGCCATGGGCACGGCTGGTCAGCGCTGCACGACCTTGCGCCGTTTGTTTGTCCATGAAAGCGTGTACGACAAGCTCGTCCCGCGCCTGCAGAAGGCCTACGGCTCGGTCTCAATCGGCAATCCGCTCGAAAGCGGCACGCTGGTCGGTCCGCTGATCGACAAGCAGGCCTTCGACAAGATGCAGTCGGCGCTGGCCGAAGCGAAGGCTGCCGGCGGCACGGTCACCGGTGGTGATCGCGTCGAAAACGATGCCTCCGAGGCTTACTACGTTCGCCCCGCTCTCGTCGAAATGCCGTCGCAGTCGGGCCCGGTTGAGCACGAGACCTTCGCGCCGATCCTTTACGTGATGAAGTACAGCGATTTCGATGAAGCGCTCGAACTGCACAATGCGGTTCCGCAGGGCCTGTCCTCGTCCATCTTCACAAACGACATGCGCGAGGCAGAGGCCTTCGTTTCGGCGCGCGGTTCCGATTGCGGCATCGCCAACGTCAACCTCGGTCCTTCCGGCGCTGAAATCGGCGGTGCGTTCGGCGGTGAAAAGGAAACCGGTGGCGGTCGCGAGTCCGGATCCGATGCGTGGAAAAGCTATATGCGTCGCGCGACGAACACGATCAACTACGGCAAGACCCTGCCGCTTGCCCAGGGCGTCAAGTTCGACGTCGAGTGA
- a CDS encoding iron ABC transporter substrate-binding protein has product MDFSFNRLSGAIAVATALFAATALTSGVARADDSEGIVVYNAQHESLGREWVDAFTKETGIKVTMRQGSDMQFANQIIQEGDASPADVFLTENSPAMTLVDSAGLFAPVDKNTLAQVPEEYRPSDGMWTGIAARSTVFAYDKTKLTEDKLPKSLLDLADPAWKGRWGASPAGADFQAIVSALLELKGEEATAAWLKALKENATPYKGNSVAMKAVNAGEVEGAVIYHYYWFGDQAKTGENSKNVALHYFKNQDPGAFVSISGGGILKSSQHMKEAQAFLKYVTSKAGQEILKTGTSYEYAIGKDAASNDKLVPLKDLNAPKVDAAKLNSKKVTELMTAAGLI; this is encoded by the coding sequence ATGGACTTTTCCTTTAACCGTCTTTCGGGTGCAATTGCTGTCGCAACGGCTTTGTTTGCCGCTACTGCTCTGACCAGCGGCGTTGCACGGGCAGACGATTCCGAAGGTATCGTGGTCTACAATGCGCAGCATGAAAGCCTTGGCCGCGAATGGGTCGATGCCTTCACGAAGGAGACCGGTATCAAGGTGACGATGCGTCAGGGCAGCGACATGCAGTTCGCCAACCAGATCATCCAGGAAGGCGATGCCTCTCCCGCAGACGTTTTCCTCACCGAGAACTCGCCGGCGATGACGCTGGTGGACAGCGCCGGCCTGTTTGCCCCCGTTGACAAGAACACGCTGGCTCAGGTGCCGGAAGAGTATCGCCCTTCGGACGGCATGTGGACCGGCATTGCCGCTCGTTCGACCGTCTTTGCCTACGACAAGACCAAGCTGACTGAAGACAAGCTGCCGAAGTCGCTGCTCGATCTGGCTGATCCGGCTTGGAAGGGCCGCTGGGGTGCATCTCCGGCTGGCGCCGATTTCCAGGCGATCGTCAGCGCTCTGCTCGAGTTGAAGGGCGAGGAAGCAACAGCCGCCTGGCTGAAGGCGCTCAAGGAAAACGCAACACCCTACAAGGGTAACAGCGTTGCCATGAAGGCGGTCAACGCGGGCGAAGTCGAAGGCGCCGTCATCTATCACTACTACTGGTTCGGCGATCAGGCGAAGACGGGCGAGAACAGCAAGAACGTCGCGCTGCACTACTTCAAGAACCAGGACCCGGGCGCATTCGTCAGCATTTCCGGCGGTGGCATTCTAAAGTCGAGCCAGCACATGAAAGAGGCGCAGGCGTTCCTCAAGTACGTGACCAGCAAGGCGGGCCAGGAGATTCTGAAGACGGGCACGTCCTATGAATACGCTATCGGCAAGGACGCGGCTTCGAACGACAAGCTGGTTCCGCTCAAGGA
- the hglS gene encoding 2-oxoadipate dioxygenase/decarboxylase HglS, whose translation MQAGFVSTDRIRSLFTEAMSQMYRAEVPQYGTLLELVAEVNAEVLATNADLRERLTRAGELERIDVERHGAIRLGTAEELHTIRRLFAVMGMQSVGYYDLSVAGVPVHSTCFRPIDDQSLSINPFRVFTSLLRLELIEDEGLRAEAAEILAKRRIYTDRAIELIERHERAGGLTEAEAKEFVAEALETFRWHGEATVSAETYKRLHDAHRLIADVVSFKGPHINHLTPRTLDIDAVQQRMPQRGITPKAVIEGPPRRECDILLRQTSFKALEESILFAGADGATEGTHTARFGEIEQRGVALTAKGRALYDRLLASVRGEVQVGAAGAKARDYDAELSERFQELPDDWSDLRKQELAFFHYSATPAGIAAAVTGQLPSNAEELIAKGYLTFDPIVYEDFLPVSAAGIFQSNLGTDQQQNYATRSNRAAFEEALGAEVTDELDLYAERQARSLETAIDLLGLAALQLRPVA comes from the coding sequence ATGCAGGCAGGTTTCGTTTCCACAGATCGCATTCGCTCTCTCTTCACGGAGGCGATGTCGCAGATGTACCGGGCTGAGGTGCCTCAGTACGGAACGTTGCTGGAGTTGGTCGCCGAGGTGAATGCCGAAGTGCTCGCTACGAATGCCGATCTTCGGGAGCGCCTGACCCGCGCGGGGGAACTGGAGCGTATCGACGTGGAGCGCCACGGTGCGATCCGCCTCGGCACTGCGGAAGAACTTCACACGATTCGCCGACTCTTTGCAGTCATGGGCATGCAGTCCGTTGGCTATTATGATCTTTCGGTTGCCGGGGTTCCGGTTCATTCCACCTGTTTCCGCCCGATCGACGATCAATCGCTAAGCATCAACCCGTTCCGGGTATTCACATCCCTGCTGCGTCTCGAGCTGATCGAGGATGAAGGACTGCGTGCCGAAGCTGCGGAGATTCTCGCGAAACGCCGCATCTACACCGATCGCGCGATCGAGCTGATCGAGCGGCATGAACGTGCGGGCGGGCTGACCGAGGCGGAGGCCAAGGAATTCGTTGCCGAAGCGCTCGAAACGTTTCGCTGGCATGGCGAAGCGACCGTCAGTGCCGAGACCTACAAACGCCTGCACGACGCGCATCGCCTGATTGCAGATGTCGTCAGCTTCAAGGGGCCACATATCAACCATCTGACGCCGCGAACGCTTGATATCGATGCCGTTCAGCAGCGGATGCCCCAGCGTGGAATTACGCCGAAGGCCGTCATCGAAGGGCCGCCGCGGCGGGAATGCGACATCCTGCTGCGCCAGACGAGCTTCAAGGCGCTGGAGGAATCGATCCTGTTTGCCGGCGCTGACGGAGCGACCGAAGGAACCCACACGGCACGCTTCGGGGAAATCGAGCAGCGCGGCGTTGCGCTGACGGCGAAGGGCAGGGCGCTCTACGATCGGCTGCTGGCGTCCGTTCGCGGCGAGGTGCAGGTTGGCGCTGCCGGTGCGAAGGCTAGAGATTATGACGCCGAGCTCTCCGAGCGCTTCCAGGAGCTGCCGGACGACTGGAGCGATCTTCGGAAGCAGGAACTGGCGTTCTTCCATTACTCCGCGACACCCGCGGGTATCGCGGCTGCGGTCACCGGACAGCTGCCGTCGAATGCCGAGGAGCTGATCGCGAAGGGATATCTGACGTTCGATCCGATCGTCTATGAAGACTTCCTGCCTGTTAGCGCTGCCGGCATCTTTCAATCGAATCTCGGCACCGATCAACAGCAGAACTATGCGACCCGATCAAACCGCGCGGCATTCGAAGAAGCCCTTGGCGCTGAAGTCACGGACGAGCTCGATCTTTATGCGGAACGGCAGGCCCGCTCGCTCGAAACCGCCATCGACTTGCTCGGGCTTGCGGCGCTACAGTTGAGGCCGGTCGCCTGA